Proteins encoded by one window of Sphingosinicella sp. BN140058:
- a CDS encoding amidohydrolase family protein — translation MTNLKRSALLLALGLAAGPALAQTIAITGGTVALGDGSEPIQGGTVIVRDGRIVAAGRDVAIPPGAQQVDAAGRWVTPGIVAGFSRVGLVEVDAVAATNDTSAGNSPFSAAIDVAPAINPRAAAVAVSRAGGVTRAVVAPETARSIFAGQGAIIDLGADMEPITRARAFQYVELGEAGADEAGGSRASAHVLFRNALREARDLGRTGISGGGATRREARANDQRDLPLEEVPENRLLGPGAQRSDDVLLTRFDAAALVPVLQGRQMLLVHAERASDILQVLALKREFPNLRLVLIGATEGWTVAERIRASGIPVIANALNDLPASFEQLAATQSNVARMRSAGVDVSLGLINNEESRQVRLSTQYAGNLVALQKVPGAAGLSWGEALRMITSGPAEALGLGGELGSLKAGRRADVVIWDGDPLENGSAPVMVMIDGVQQPLQTHQTRLRDRYRTATEGALPKAYER, via the coding sequence ATGACCAACTTGAAGCGCAGCGCCCTGCTGCTCGCGCTCGGCCTCGCCGCCGGCCCTGCCCTGGCGCAAACCATTGCGATTACCGGCGGCACCGTCGCCCTCGGCGACGGCTCCGAGCCTATCCAGGGCGGAACCGTGATCGTCCGCGACGGCCGCATCGTCGCCGCGGGCCGCGATGTCGCGATTCCTCCCGGCGCGCAGCAGGTCGACGCCGCCGGACGCTGGGTGACGCCGGGGATCGTCGCCGGCTTCTCGCGGGTCGGCCTGGTCGAGGTCGACGCGGTCGCTGCGACCAACGACACCTCGGCCGGCAACTCGCCGTTCAGCGCGGCGATCGACGTCGCGCCGGCGATCAATCCGCGCGCCGCGGCGGTCGCGGTCAGCCGCGCCGGCGGAGTCACCCGCGCGGTGGTCGCGCCCGAGACTGCGCGCAGCATCTTCGCCGGCCAGGGCGCGATCATCGATCTCGGTGCGGACATGGAGCCGATCACCCGCGCCCGCGCCTTCCAATATGTCGAGCTCGGCGAGGCGGGGGCGGACGAAGCCGGCGGCAGCCGCGCCTCGGCCCACGTGCTGTTTCGCAACGCCCTGCGCGAGGCGCGCGATCTCGGCCGCACCGGTATTTCCGGTGGCGGCGCGACGCGGCGGGAAGCGCGGGCCAACGACCAGCGCGATCTGCCGCTCGAGGAAGTGCCCGAAAATCGGCTGCTCGGACCCGGTGCACAGCGCTCCGACGACGTACTGCTGACCCGCTTCGATGCCGCGGCTCTGGTGCCGGTGCTTCAGGGACGGCAGATGCTGCTGGTCCATGCCGAGCGCGCCAGCGACATCCTGCAGGTGCTGGCGCTCAAGCGCGAATTTCCGAACCTGCGCCTCGTGCTGATCGGCGCAACCGAGGGTTGGACGGTCGCCGAGCGCATCCGCGCGTCCGGTATTCCGGTGATCGCCAACGCGCTCAACGATCTGCCAGCAAGCTTCGAGCAGCTCGCCGCGACCCAATCCAACGTCGCGCGGATGCGTTCGGCCGGAGTCGATGTCTCGCTCGGCCTGATCAACAACGAGGAATCGCGGCAGGTCCGGCTCTCCACCCAATATGCGGGCAATCTCGTTGCGCTTCAGAAAGTGCCCGGGGCGGCCGGCTTGAGCTGGGGCGAGGCGCTGCGCATGATCACTTCGGGGCCGGCGGAGGCGCTCGGCCTCGGCGGCGAACTGGGCTCGCTCAAGGCGGGTCGGCGCGCCGACGTGGTAATCTGGGACGGGGATCCGCTTGAGAACGGCTCTGCGCCCGTCATGGTGATGATCGACGGCGTTCAGCAGCCGCTGCAGACTCATCAGACCCGGCTTCGGGATCGCTATCGCACGGCGACCGAAGGGGCGCTCCCCAAGGCATACGAGCGGTGA